The genome window TCCTCGGAATCGGAGCCTGACCCCATGACATCGATCGACCTGAACTCCGACCTCGGAGAGAACGTCGCCGACCGGATCGTCAGCGACGACGAGAGCATGCTGCGCCTCGTGACGAGTGCGAACGTGGCGTGCGGCTTCCACGCGGGCAGCCCCGAAGGCATCCGGGCGACGCTCTCGAGCGCGGTGGCACGAGGCGTCGTGATCGGCGCGCACCCCGGCTATCGGG of Microbacterium sp. LWH13-1.2 contains these proteins:
- a CDS encoding LamB/YcsF family protein, yielding MTSIDLNSDLGENVADRIVSDDESMLRLVTSANVACGFHAGSPEGIRATLSSAVARGVVIGAHPGYRDYENFGRTRVEIDSTTLQAHVEYQLGALIGLAAAV